A genomic segment from Garra rufa chromosome 5, GarRuf1.0, whole genome shotgun sequence encodes:
- the asb12a gene encoding ankyrin repeat and SOCS box protein 12a: MLQLRPVEEDESAVESLELNRAVADNDHFLLAELLSQERYRKCINQQSGWGIPGTPLRMAASKGHLRCLQLLLANGADIDRLDVKAQTPLFTAVCGRYLSCVLALLRAGANPNGSHLNNSSPVLTAARDGDPEILRQLLRHGAEVNARSKVTLWASGVAVCSGPLYLSAIYGHLDCFKILLLYGADPNYNSPEEKVIGRATQQKTVLELCLRHGCGVEYIQLLIDFGANVYLPTLIIEKSTKQNEAVELLLKERGCPKTLASQCRLAIRRHLIQVNKVHCLDSLEIPPRLINYLKHKPMNSALVY, encoded by the exons ATGCTCCAGCTGCGACCAGTGGAGGAGGATGAATCAGCTGTTGAGAGCCTGGAGCTGAACCGAGCTGTGGCTGACAATGACCATTTCCTGCTGGCCGAGCTACTGTCACAAGAACGCTACAGGAAGTGCATTAATCAGCAGAGCGGTTGGGGGATCCCAGGTACCCCGTTACGCATGGCTGCGTCCAAAG GTCACCTGAGGTGCCTGCAGTTGCTCCTAGCCAATGGGGCAGACATAGACCGCCTTGATGTTAAAGCCCAGACCCCTCTTTTCACCGCTGTGTGCGGGCGTTACTTGAGCTGTGTGCTCGCGCTTCTCCGTGCCGGAGCTAATCCGAATGGAAGTCACCTGAACAACAGCTCGCCTGTGCTCACCGCTGCCCGAGATGGCGACCCAGAGATCCTCCGCCAGCTGCTTCGGCATGGGGCGGAGGTCAATGCCAGGTCAAAGGTGACTCTGTGGGCCTCAGGGGTTGCTGTGTGCAGTGGGCCGCTTTACCTGTCGGCCATATATGGACACCTGGATTGCTTCAAAATCTTGCTGTTGTATGGGGCAGATCCGAACTATAACAGTCCAGAGGAGAAGGTAATCGGCAGGGCCACGCAGCAGAAGACGGTCCTGGAATTGTGTTTGAGACACGGCTGTGGAGTCGAATACATTCAGTTGCTCATTGACTTTGGGGCAAACGTCTATCTGCCGACCCTCATTATAGAGAAGAGCACCAAACAGAACGAAGCTGTTGAGCTGTTGCTGAAAGAGCGAG GGTGTCCGAAGACTCTTGCATCTCAGTGTAGATTGGCCATTCGTAGACACCTGATACAGGTGAACAAGGTTCATTGTTTGGACTCTCTGGAGATTCCACCCAGGCTCATCAACTATCTCAAACACAAGCCTATGAACAGTGCATTGGtttactga
- the amer1 gene encoding APC membrane recruitment protein 1: protein METATGSEVVGAIGGPQSDSVSHETPQPQSPPSVKTRKTAFRFFGGRKSICVLPSFFGGRGRSQRKGSSKTGVTKSQTYDGVSRTCWEDLGRGSSEVASGDFEFCTSSDPQKSQEDHGKSQSLPRQRRGLRGLFSSIRRHRKNKNVEQEKREALEMSSSFRAETVPGALSSVSDRSDNNGDSQGDELVPDVPNQTAGSQYELPLAATECTKDATLVPEKRRSRVEVDKKKRAKEEENKGEEKQSGKREGLTTYHQPLSAESELDRLAEQNVDVPDGEPPAVSCSSENLVFGDVSSLKSFDSLTGCGDIIADQDDVSVAESSVSAERGSRNAGKRSSCFVTYQGGGEEMATPDEIDADYLQSLWESETSNEVCYVPSDRSSDSPSLTPDQQISSIRATSTSSPLGITETALTPVDLLSPQSDRQESVPNSDEGYYDSTTPGMEEENRERTHQERLPRDSYSGDALYELFEPDDRLLSPALPPKDSHPFVGAALQGDKSPANPLYALASSALETGTMETEEERLSKIQHVLLCCELQNLRSPSKDQHLFHADCFYEDSSLPAGNGKMVLEEVINQCYPQSPQRSQAVKDPVPLSRGQIQGTPLFAPRADSGFNLQVTETTRRQPQSEDQSPILPRGCSQSQEELMVCFSQALVDFTKNTRLYRNSTESLDGSESSSPFGPSLSALPAIVTFDVVDMDNEGECEQQTELVEEEEELASPYEPFEDDGCYLQQDAFAECDQRTFDAYEQSLLLSNAWGIASLPRHLSLGRPCPPIPAPLALNRRSRSLDTDSLEFQTSEIYTTVTSYDSKGAAFSQRRTADSSDMALPRQPCRVTVDNWRRGYGRDSSNSSQQEPRLPHVGNSTVRPSHLPLKNNCRNHNLPTAARADGDGEILFGGGDALYPCSYPPTGVQWKNRPVGVTQGVPHLRSEQLMDHREIPIKNRRGELEGGFTPAPPKL from the coding sequence ATGGAGACCGCCACAGGAAGTGAGGTTGTTGGTGCAATAGGGGGTCCGCAGTCAGACTCTGTTTCCCATGAGACCCCTCAACCTCAGTCCCCCCCTTCTGTGAAAACACGGAAGACGGCTTTCAGATTTTTTGGCGGTCGGAAGAGCATCTGTGTTCTGCCCAGCTTTTTTGGTGGCCGTGGCAGAAGTCAAAGAAAGGGGTCATCAAAAACAGGTGTTACAAAGAGCCAAACATATGATGGGGTAAGCAGAACGTGCTGGGAAGATTTGGGCAGAGGTAGCAGTGAAGTGGCCTCAGGGGACTTTGAGTTTTGCACCTCCAGTGACCCTCAGAAATCACAGGAGGATCATGGAAAGTCTCAGTCTCTACCACGACAGCGCAGAGGTCTCCGGGGTCTTTTCAGCAGCATTCGGAGACacaggaaaaacaaaaatgttgaaCAAGAAAAGCGTGAGGCACTTGAAATGTCTTCGAGCTTCCGTGCCGAAACAGTGCCTGGTGCCCTGTCGAGCGTCAGTGACCGTAGCGATAACAATGGCGACAGTCAGGGCGATGAGTTGGTGCCAGATGTGCCTAATCAAACTGCAGGCAGTCAATATGAACTGCCATTGGCTGCCACTGAATGTACGAAAGATGCAACGCTAGTGCCTGAGAAAAGGAGGAGCAGAGTGGAGGTGGATAAGAAGAAAAGAGCAAAAGAAGAAGAGAACAAGGGGGAAGAGAAGCAAAGCGGGAAACGGGAAGGACTGACGACATATCATCAACCCTTGAGTGCCGAGTCAGAACTAGACCGTTTGGCTGAGCAGAATGTGGACGTTCCCGACGGGGAGCCTCCTGCTGTATCCTGCTCATCTGAAAACTTAGTCTTTGGTGATGTTTCATCATTGAAAAGCTTTGATTCGCTGACAGGTTGCGGAGACATCATCGCAGACCAGGATGATGTCAGCGTCGCTGAGAGCTCAGTGTCTGCCGAGAGAGGCAGCCGAAACGCAGGAAAACGGAGCTCATGTTTTGTCACATATCAAGGCGGAGGGGAAGAGATGGCAACTCCTGATGAGATAGATGCGGATTACTTGCAGAGCTTATGGGAATCTGAAACCAGTAACGAAGTTTGCTACGTTCCCTCAGACAGGAGCTCGGATAGCCCTTCGCTCACTCCCGATCAGCAAATCAGCTCCATCCGTGCCACCTCCACCAGTAGCCCATTGGGAATTACAGAAACAGCCCTCACTCCTGTTGACCTCTTAAGCCCCCAGAGTGATCGTCAGGAGTCGGTTCCCAACAGCGACGAGGGATACTACGACTCCACCACGCCAGGTATGGAAGAGGAGAATAGAGAACGTACACACCAGGAAAGGCTTCCACGGGATAGCTACAGTGGCGATGCCCTTTATGAACTTTTTGAGCCTGACGATCGTCTACTCAGCCCTGCTCTTCCTCCCAAGGATAGCCACCCATTTGTTGGTGCAGCCCTGCAGGGTGATAAGAGTCCTGCCAACCCTCTATACGCCTTGGCATCCTCTGCCCTAGAGACAGGCACCATGGAGACAGAGGAGGAGCGTCTGAGCAAGATCCAGCATGTCCTGCTGTGCTGTGAGCTCCAGAATCTCAGAAGCCCTTCCAAAGACCAGCATCTGTTCCATGCTGACTGCTTCTACGAGGATTCGAGCCTCCCCGCAGGCAATGGTAAAATGGTTTTGGAAGAAGTTATCAATCAGTGCTATCCCCAATCACCACAGAGATCCCAAGCTGTAAAAGATCCAGTGCCTCTCAGCAGGGGTCAGATCCAGGGAACGCCATTGTTTGCACCCCGTGCCGATTCGGGGTTTAATCTACAAGTTACGGAGACAACCAGGAGGCAGCCTCAATCTGAGGATCAGAGCCCGATACTACCCAGAGGCTGTAGCCAATCCCAAGAAGAACTAATGGTCTGTTTCTCCCAAGCACTTGTAGATTTCACAAAGAACACCCGGCTTTACCGCAACTCAACTGAGAGTCTTGATGGGTCCGAGTCGAGTTCTCCTTTTGGGCCAAGTTTGAGCGCCCTCCCCGCCATAGTCACTTTCGATGTGGTCGACATGGACAATGAGGGCGAATGTGAGCAGCAGACTGAGCttgttgaagaagaggaagagTTAGCATCTCCTTACGAACCCTTTGAGGATGATGGGTGTTACCTTCAGCAAGATGCCTTTGCTGAGTGCGACCAGCGTACTTTCGATGCTTATGAACAAAGTCTGTTGCTGAGTAACGCTTGGGGCATCGCAAGCCTTCCTCGCCACCTCAGTTTAGGTCGACCTTGTCCGCCTATCCCTGCCCCGTTAGCACTGAACCGCCGCAGTCGCTCTCTTGACACAGACAGTCTGGAGTTTCAAACAAGTGAGATTTACACAACCGTCACCAGTTATGACTCAAAGGGGGCTGCGTTTTCACAGCGTAGGACTGCTGATTCTAGTGATATGGCATTACCGCGTCAACCCTGCAGGGTTACTGTTGATAATTGGAGGCGGGGCTATGGACGGGACTCCTCCAACTCTTCTCAGCAAGAACCGAGGTTACCACACGTGGGCAATTCAACTGTAAGACCTTCACATCTCCCACTAAAGAACAACTGCCGTAATCATAACCTCCCAACTGCCGCTAGAGCCGATGGCGACGGGGAGATTTTATTCGGGGGAGGCGATG